The sequence below is a genomic window from Dyadobacter chenwenxiniae.
GATTGTCCTTCCGCTCCGCCCGACTCCCAGCCGGTAAGTTCAGCTTTGATTAATCCAAACTCCTTGCCAATTACCTTTAAGCCGTCCGGAGCCAGCTCGGCACCAAGTATTTCAATCCCACGGTCCTTATCCAGTCCATACGCTTTCCAGGTGATAAAAAGCTTGCCGTTATCTTCCACCACGAATGCGTCAATCGCTTCTTTCGTCCATTCAATGATAACGCCATGGTCTTTAAAGCCTTTTGTCAAATCTTTCGTACTTGCCACGCCGATGAACGACTGTTTGTCTGATTTTCGGCGGGCTGTGTAATAACAGTAAAAAGTGCCATTGCGAAAATACAATTCAGGCGCCCAGTAACTACCCATTGTCCATTCCGGCAATTCGGCAAAAACGGGCCCGATATATTCCCAATCTACCAGATTTTTAGAACTATATATAGGATAAGCCGGACCCCATTCCGACGAAGTTCCTGCTGCATAATAAGTGTCACCAACCCGGATCACCGAAGGATCTGCAAAATCGCCAGCAATAACAGGGTTCCTGTAAGTAACAACCAGACCAGGAGCAGGTTTCGGCTTTGGTTTCTGCGCGAAAGCGTTCGTTGTGAGAAATAGGGGCAGGAAAAAGATGAAGGTGAAGAATTTCATGTCAGGAACATTGGTTGATCAGGCTAAGGAAATGATTTTATTTCATATTGGAAACCAAATCTGCACTCAGCAAGCGAATTCACCTTTGTTATGGTTGGCATTATCTTGTATAGTGGACCAGCTTTCTGACCGTGTAGTGATCATTGACCTTTAATCTGCAAAACAAAATCTCATTGCTATAATCAGGCAGTTCCTTCACTTCATACTGCCATTTCCCTTTTGCATGCGGATTATCTACAACTGTTTTCATAACCTTTCCTTGGTTATCGATAATGTCTAAACGGACATTACTGTTTTCATCCGGAACATCAAATGCAATGGTAAAGCTGGTTGTATATGGATTAGGGTACGCATTTAATTCAAAACCAGGCTCTTCACTTTCTTGTTTCTCCTCTTCAACACCAGCACCCATGCGCTGGTTGTCATACTTCCCAACATTGATCGCAGCGGATATATGCCAATTACCATTCGCATCCTTCATATAACAACGGATACCCAAATATTTTTCATCCGTCGTATACACACTCGCATTGCCCCCGGGCACGGCGGGGCCATTAATGCCGACTTTACTCCACATATATTGAACTGCTGCGCCAGTTGCAGTAAGCGTTCGCCAGCCGCCGTTTTTCGAATAAGTAAGCTGCGGAACCCAACTGGCCGCAATTGGATTACCCAATGCACCGATGGTTGAGAACCATTTATTGGCTAGCCAGGTAAGACCTTTGATTGACCCGGGGCCTTCGTAAAAGTGGGTGCTGTCTGCGCGGTATTCTTCGCCGCCATCGCTGGCAGTGGTAGGACCGGAACTTCCATTTACATAATCCGTCTCAGAACCGCTTAGATTCGGTGGGCCAGAGGCGGCATTGCTCTGGCCGGTTCTAATCATGGCGTTGAGGGGGCCGAACTTGCTGATAGATGCTTTGGAAACATACCAGGCAAGGTTTGGTGCTCCAAAATCTGCACGAGATTTAGCGATGACTCCCTGTAATTTGGTCTGATAATCTGCGGAACTCGTTGCCTTGTAAACCGGGTTGACACTTAAATCCGCATCAGCTTCTCCCTGGTGCCAGAGTACTGCCCTCACACCAAATAGTGAACCGTAATAATTGAGGGCATTTTCTAGCGTTGTATAGGGCAGACCGTAATAGTCCGAGGGAACCATCGATCCTTGATTATATCCCACACATATCTGTGCCCCCGTGTAGGGATGTTTTGCTTCAACACCTTCGCTGCCCTGTTTCCATTGTGTGATGGTAGTTCCTCCCGAAGCCGCATTGAAGAATGCTACCGGCATTCCTCCATTCGAATCAGAAATCAGTTTACCCAGCGCGGCATATGCCCAAGTGCTATTCCCAGACGGCCCTAATCGCCCGTACTGTTTAGCCTGATCGGGTGTATTTAAAGAAAACATACTCGTGAAAGACGCCGGAAAGGTTTTCGTGCAAGTCCTATCTTCCAAGGTGCCGACAACCCATTCCGGAATACTCGCATTTGATGGTAGTGCATATTTGATATCCCCAGTACCTTGCGCATTTGACTGGCCAGCAATAATAAATATATCTCCAATCCCAAATTTTACCGAAGCATACACTACACCATTTAAAAGAATTTCACTTAAATACCAGCCCTTGTTAATGACAATTGTTGTAAAAAACATGCCGTTCCCTGCCAAACTTAGGTTTGTAGAAGGTCCAGCGGCCCCGAGAATCCCTGTGGCACTTACCGTTCGAATTCTGTAACTTAGCGTTACGGCCAGGTTATTGGAAATAAGCTGACCAGCAATGGTCGCCGTTGCCTTGTTTAGCGTGTTGCGCTGAATCACAGAATTGTTAATCGGATATGATAAAGATACGGTTTGCGCATTGCAAATATTGGCTAAAAGATATGTGTATACGAATATCCATTTCGTGAAAATGTTCATTGTCAAGAAATTAAATTTGCTGATGTTTATCGATACTTTTATTTTTTGACTTCGACCGACTTAGCAAAACCCACAATGTCGACCAAAGGGATTTTGGCGCCATAATGTTGATTGACGGCCTTGATCACCTCATTTGTAATAATGGCCTGTCCGAGCGGTGAGGGGTAAATCCCGTCAGACGAGAAAAAATTACCGTAAAGTGTTCCGTCGACTAAAACGCCGTCGTCTGTCACATAGCCGCCCTTATGAATGCGCTGATAAAGGTCAAAGAGATCGACAACGGCCAAATCTTTTTTTACAGCATACTCTCTTATTTTATGATTGTAATAAAGGGCAGGATCGGACATATAGCATTCGCCAGAATCTAGAACTTCTTTGTCTTCGAGATTAGCCATGAAAGCATCACCATCTTTAAATCTTTCAAAAAGGCTATGCAGTTTTGCTGTCGGGATTAGGGAAAATGGCTTTGCACTGTTTACCAGCCCATCACCCATATTGTTTTTATTAAAGGTGATGTGTACCTCCGATGCTCTTTTTTTTAATTCTTCGGTCGAATACCAGTTCATATAGGCAAGATCCTGGAAACGAGGAATTGTGAAAATAACACCTTTTTGACCCTTGTTTAAGATATTATTTATCGCTGAGTCAGTGATCTTGCCTGTATTCATGATCGAGCCGTTAAAGCAGTAGTCCCAGAGCCCTACTCGGCCGACCGTTTGAATTCCATACATCCAACGATCAAAAAATTCTTCAATGACTACGAAATTGTAAGGTATTTCAGATTTGATTGCGTCAAATGCTTCTGATAGATATGGACGCAGGTAATGTTTAAATCGCGAAAGAAAAAGCTTATTTAGGTCACAATTTACGCAATCGTTGCCCATCATAAACCGTTCTGCACTACCATCTGGCAAAGCAAAGTTGGAAATTTTACCTTGATATTCAGGCATCGTCGGCGTACCCAGCAACACAGAAACCGTATTATTCACAACCCGGTCCCATTGTGGATATCCATTATCCGTATGCCGATATACGTAATAACCTGTGCCGTTATAATGTTCTTTTTCGAAAAGCGGCATCGCGAAATTTTTGATACCCATCTGGTGTGCGAGCAGATTTGTGTAGTTGCTTTGCTGGCTTTCCCGGGTGATGCCGCCATTCATGACGCCAGCAGTTAATCCACCTCCGAAAGCGACCATTTCCATTTCCTGTCCCGGTTTAAGAATCCGCCCGAAATCGGCCAGTGGGACGGTTGTGGACAGCCATTCTTCTATTTTAAGTGCTGGCTGTCGTTCGAGGTTGTCGTGAATCATTTCCGGATATTGTCCCATGGGATGGATTCGCATAAAGGGTCCGCGCGTTCGAGCCGAATCTTCGGCCGTAGGGATGTAGACAGGTTCGATAGGTTTGGGGTCAGGCCATTTGGGCGTAGGCTGATTACATGCAACAAGGGTAACTAATAGCAATAACTTCTTCATTTGTAGTTTGTTTTAAATGAAACAGGTAAATAGGGCATTCATTCGGAGTCACCGAAAAACTGAGCTCTGCCAAGCAGGGTTGCCACTGACTATTAGCGTTTCTTTTTAAATCAAGCCGAGAAGATGATGTTGAGTCGTGACGCGTGCAGTTGTATTATCTGCGATAATATGCCTTAATAATAGTTCATATGATTAGCATAAATGGAAAAAAACAGAGAACGATGTTTCTCCGGTCGATGCTAGTTATTTAAAGGAGAATTAATAGTGAACTGTCC
It includes:
- a CDS encoding sialate O-acetylesterase produces the protein MNIFTKWIFVYTYLLANICNAQTVSLSYPINNSVIQRNTLNKATATIAGQLISNNLAVTLSYRIRTVSATGILGAAGPSTNLSLAGNGMFFTTIVINKGWYLSEILLNGVVYASVKFGIGDIFIIAGQSNAQGTGDIKYALPSNASIPEWVVGTLEDRTCTKTFPASFTSMFSLNTPDQAKQYGRLGPSGNSTWAYAALGKLISDSNGGMPVAFFNAASGGTTITQWKQGSEGVEAKHPYTGAQICVGYNQGSMVPSDYYGLPYTTLENALNYYGSLFGVRAVLWHQGEADADLSVNPVYKATSSADYQTKLQGVIAKSRADFGAPNLAWYVSKASISKFGPLNAMIRTGQSNAASGPPNLSGSETDYVNGSSGPTTASDGGEEYRADSTHFYEGPGSIKGLTWLANKWFSTIGALGNPIAASWVPQLTYSKNGGWRTLTATGAAVQYMWSKVGINGPAVPGGNASVYTTDEKYLGIRCYMKDANGNWHISAAINVGKYDNQRMGAGVEEEKQESEEPGFELNAYPNPYTTSFTIAFDVPDENSNVRLDIIDNQGKVMKTVVDNPHAKGKWQYEVKELPDYSNEILFCRLKVNDHYTVRKLVHYTR